Proteins from a genomic interval of Desulfovibrio litoralis DSM 11393:
- a CDS encoding toxin-antitoxin system YwqK family antitoxin: protein MRFFISVFAFLAAVSLFSNIPNIFAQDSCPRTLEEVKKDKRFKRIKPKEYKSLQSGDSYLICDYGASNLLSETPYVNNQIEGLVKEYPKEYSLHFPSQYIATPFIAGKKEGVQKAYRLSGELTAETTFIDDKENGICKFYYKSGKVAGEGTYVSGEPEGNAKLYYENGKLKAEETYIAGKKEKIATYYYENGNLQAEIPYVKNQIEGTMKKYYENGTLYSETPFFADKLEGVEKIYRKDGILAYETQFTENQLEGITKIYNENGKIYAEIQFIAGKPKGVEKLYRQDGTILQSKADSSRIYGEGTYYNQDGTTRPLTDEELLKLRNFIRASEYLREIQDDYYDNRVKKTVTDADGPKLFNLDMHPQCVITQP, encoded by the coding sequence ATGAGATTTTTTATTTCCGTATTTGCTTTTTTAGCCGCTGTTTCTTTATTTAGTAATATACCTAATATCTTTGCACAAGACTCATGCCCCCGCACTCTCGAAGAAGTAAAAAAAGATAAGAGATTTAAACGTATAAAACCAAAGGAATATAAATCTCTTCAATCAGGGGATTCTTATCTGATATGCGACTATGGTGCCAGCAATCTTTTGTCAGAAACGCCTTATGTAAATAATCAAATAGAAGGACTTGTAAAAGAATACCCTAAAGAATACTCTCTCCATTTTCCAAGCCAATATATAGCAACGCCATTTATAGCCGGGAAAAAAGAAGGAGTGCAAAAAGCATATCGCCTCAGTGGAGAACTCACAGCGGAAACCACATTTATTGACGACAAAGAAAATGGGATTTGCAAATTTTATTATAAAAGCGGAAAGGTTGCAGGAGAAGGCACGTATGTCTCAGGAGAACCAGAAGGAAACGCCAAACTTTATTATGAAAATGGAAAGCTTAAAGCTGAGGAAACATATATAGCAGGTAAAAAAGAAAAAATTGCAACATACTATTATGAAAACGGGAATCTTCAAGCTGAAATTCCATATGTAAAAAATCAAATAGAAGGAACTATGAAAAAATATTACGAAAATGGAACACTTTATAGCGAAACTCCATTTTTTGCAGACAAACTAGAAGGAGTTGAAAAAATCTATAGAAAAGATGGTATCCTTGCCTATGAAACTCAGTTTACAGAAAACCAACTGGAAGGAATCACAAAAATATACAATGAAAATGGTAAAATTTACGCTGAAATTCAATTTATAGCGGGAAAACCTAAAGGGGTCGAAAAATTATACAGACAAGACGGAACAATCTTACAATCTAAAGCCGATAGTAGTCGTATCTATGGCGAAGGCACATATTATAACCAAGATGGAACAACAAGACCTTTGACAGATGAAGAGCTACTAAAATTGCGCAATTTTATACGAGCTTCTGAGTATCTTAGGGAGATACAAGATGATTATTATGATAATAGAGTAAAGAAAACAGTTACTGATGCTGATGGTCCAAAGCTTTTCAATCTAGACATGCATCCGCAATGCGTAATAACTCAACCTTAA
- a CDS encoding toxin-antitoxin system YwqK family antitoxin → MRFFISVFAFLAAVSLFSNIPIVFAQDSCPLTLEEVKKDKAYEHIEKNAYKSLQAESYMICLYGINGKLQEETPYLGKKLNGTKKTYYENGKLYSERSFINGKQQGTQKIYYKSGRIADETPYLDGIIEGITKTYYESGTIMSETTFLNGKREGTSKHYSEKGTLLFETPFVDDMENGIQKDYHKDGTVASEISWVSGNMEGIAKLYNKTGRLYAELIYHANVKEGVANFYGNNREKLITITFAKDSPVNGLWHNADGTTRPLTKQELTNWEKFVYAHCY, encoded by the coding sequence ATGAGATTTTTTATTTCCGTATTTGCTTTTTTAGCCGCTGTTTCTTTATTTAGTAATATACCTATTGTCTTTGCACAAGATTCATGCCCCCTTACTCTCGAAGAAGTAAAAAAAGATAAAGCATATGAACACATAGAAAAAAATGCATATAAATCTCTTCAAGCGGAGTCTTATATGATCTGCCTTTATGGAATCAACGGAAAACTTCAAGAAGAAACTCCATATTTGGGAAAAAAGCTAAATGGCACTAAAAAAACATATTATGAAAATGGAAAACTTTATTCTGAAAGATCATTTATCAATGGTAAACAACAAGGCACTCAAAAGATTTATTACAAAAGTGGACGTATCGCAGATGAAACGCCATATTTAGACGGCATAATAGAAGGTATTACAAAAACATATTATGAGAGTGGTACAATTATGTCTGAAACTACTTTTCTAAACGGTAAAAGAGAAGGTACGTCAAAACACTATTCTGAAAAAGGAACTTTACTTTTTGAAACCCCATTTGTCGATGATATGGAAAACGGTATTCAAAAAGACTATCACAAAGATGGAACAGTTGCCTCTGAAATATCTTGGGTATCAGGTAATATGGAAGGGATTGCCAAACTATACAATAAAACCGGAAGGCTTTATGCAGAACTCATCTATCACGCTAATGTCAAAGAAGGGGTTGCAAACTTTTATGGCAACAACAGAGAAAAACTTATCACTATCACCTTTGCGAAAGATTCACCCGTAAATGGTCTGTGGCATAATGCAGACGGAACCACAAGACCTTTAACAAAGCAAGAACTCACAAACTGGGAAAAGTTTGTATATGCTCACTGTTATTAA
- the rimO gene encoding 30S ribosomal protein S12 methylthiotransferase RimO: MLKIYPISLGCPKNRVDTEKYLGALSATLSESSEDADLVFINTCGFIQPAIAESVKIILEEIKTRTVYQKNNSDSHTKIVVAGCLVGRYGQGALQEELSEVDLWLDNKDTSNWADLTLNFLNQDEALKNKVNKINYQGRFLTTAPSYAWLKVSDGCEHNCAFCTIPSIRGKLRSRKIIDIHSEAKMLVDGGVKELVLVAQDLLSWGKDLDKTEKKHGIQSVLEKLLSLQGLARLRLMYLYPAGLTKELLSFLQGAGKPFVPYFDIPLQHSHPDILRTMGRPFAQNPELVLDRVREYFPEAALRTSLIVGYPGEKEKHFEHLMNFVEKQRFTHLGVFSFQAEEGTPAALLEQKKSQKVSQKLKEERRKNLMLLQKEISADNLSKYLGHELEFLVDSVHPEWEGLHVARAWFQAPEVDGVSFISGKNVAPNKIIKGEVVETQDYDLSALA; this comes from the coding sequence ATGTTGAAAATATACCCTATTAGTCTTGGTTGTCCTAAAAACCGTGTTGATACGGAAAAGTATCTTGGAGCTTTGTCGGCAACTTTATCAGAAAGTTCCGAAGACGCCGATTTGGTTTTTATCAATACTTGTGGTTTTATCCAACCTGCTATTGCTGAAAGCGTAAAAATTATTTTGGAAGAAATAAAAACACGCACAGTATATCAAAAAAACAACTCTGATTCGCATACTAAAATTGTTGTAGCCGGTTGTTTAGTCGGGCGTTATGGTCAAGGGGCTTTACAGGAAGAGCTTTCTGAGGTTGATCTTTGGTTAGATAATAAAGACACTTCTAACTGGGCTGATTTAACTTTAAATTTTTTAAACCAAGACGAAGCCTTAAAAAATAAAGTCAATAAAATAAACTATCAGGGACGTTTTTTAACGACCGCTCCTTCTTATGCTTGGCTTAAGGTCAGCGACGGTTGTGAGCATAATTGCGCTTTTTGTACTATTCCGTCTATTCGTGGAAAGTTACGCAGTCGTAAGATTATTGATATTCACTCGGAAGCAAAAATGTTGGTTGATGGCGGAGTAAAAGAGTTGGTTTTAGTGGCACAAGACCTTTTATCTTGGGGCAAAGATTTAGATAAGACTGAAAAAAAACACGGCATTCAAAGCGTCTTAGAAAAACTTTTATCTTTACAAGGTTTGGCTCGGTTGCGTTTAATGTATCTTTATCCTGCCGGATTAACAAAGGAACTTTTAAGTTTTTTACAAGGTGCGGGTAAACCTTTTGTCCCTTATTTTGATATTCCGTTGCAACATTCACACCCCGATATTTTACGGACTATGGGGCGACCTTTTGCTCAAAACCCTGAACTGGTTTTAGATAGAGTCAGAGAATATTTCCCTGAGGCGGCGTTAAGAACTTCGTTAATTGTCGGTTATCCCGGTGAAAAAGAAAAGCATTTTGAACATTTAATGAACTTTGTAGAAAAACAGCGTTTTACTCACTTAGGTGTCTTTTCTTTTCAAGCCGAAGAAGGCACTCCGGCGGCACTTTTAGAACAAAAAAAGAGTCAAAAAGTAAGCCAAAAATTAAAAGAAGAACGCAGAAAAAACTTAATGTTATTACAAAAAGAAATTAGTGCGGATAATCTTAGTAAGTATCTTGGGCATGAACTTGAGTTTTTAGTCGATAGCGTCCACCCGGAATGGGAAGGGTTGCACGTCGCCAGAGCGTGGTTTCAAGCCCCTGAGGTCGACGGCGTAAGCTTTATTAGCGGAAAAAACGTAGCCCCGAATAAAATAATCAAGGGAGAAGTAGTAGAAACTCAAGATTATGACTTGTCGGCTTTGGCGTAA
- a CDS encoding two-component system sensor histidine kinase NtrB produces the protein MNKKTATLYDKDDSAVIKAGIVCKDGIDLNFFGSLNSLYLTSRKYQILPHFEILGLILNNAELPETIVKPLGNSRRYTTIKELVEKEKDIEILFFLGYENDPLPTFNKIISLQLESFASFMKTLIHKLSHNGILAQTERMVGSIIDHLNEVFLILSPDGIIINLNKAALHSVGGSKNQYIGKNFKQIESTPFCPVENLEPCPFEECIKTKKHVERNLSFFNAEGEIVYFRVHVSPILNYNGEIVRVFLMRRDVTTQVVLQQEEQISKRISNELALLHQITHELRNPLFVIGGFANSLLKNQELSESAQNKVQAILDESQRLDGLISRLSEAIKPISPKQGIVFVNELIKEVVGHYQKTNTRENLIIKTDLHDGLAKVKGDSELLRQCLSELIDNARNAIADSGIITIRSRQISGTVKIQVTDTGKGIAPERIPQLFNPLLRKNKEKSGLILIKKALEEMGGGINVQSLESRGTTITLNLKPIPTS, from the coding sequence ATGAATAAAAAAACTGCCACATTATATGACAAAGATGACAGTGCCGTCATTAAAGCGGGAATAGTCTGTAAAGACGGAATAGACCTTAATTTTTTCGGTTCACTAAACTCACTATATCTCACCAGCCGAAAATATCAAATACTGCCCCACTTTGAAATTCTCGGCTTGATACTAAATAACGCGGAATTACCCGAAACAATCGTCAAACCTCTAGGCAATTCAAGGCGTTATACTACAATTAAAGAACTGGTAGAAAAAGAAAAAGATATAGAAATACTTTTTTTTCTCGGTTATGAAAATGATCCCCTGCCTACTTTTAATAAAATCATATCGTTACAACTAGAATCTTTTGCCTCGTTTATGAAAACATTAATTCATAAGCTTTCGCATAACGGAATTTTAGCTCAAACAGAACGCATGGTCGGCAGTATAATTGATCACCTTAACGAAGTTTTTTTAATCTTATCACCTGATGGCATTATTATCAATCTAAATAAAGCCGCTTTACACAGCGTCGGCGGTTCAAAAAATCAATATATCGGGAAAAACTTTAAACAAATAGAAAGTACCCCTTTTTGCCCCGTAGAAAATCTTGAACCCTGCCCCTTTGAAGAGTGTATTAAAACTAAAAAACACGTTGAAAGAAACTTATCTTTTTTTAACGCTGAAGGTGAAATAGTTTATTTTAGAGTGCATGTTTCCCCAATTCTCAATTATAACGGAGAGATAGTCAGGGTATTTTTAATGCGTCGTGATGTAACAACCCAAGTGGTTTTACAACAAGAAGAACAAATTTCAAAGCGTATCTCTAACGAGTTAGCCCTATTACATCAAATTACTCACGAACTTAGAAACCCGCTTTTCGTAATCGGCGGTTTTGCAAACTCTTTATTGAAAAATCAAGAGCTTTCTGAGTCTGCTCAAAACAAAGTACAGGCAATACTCGACGAATCACAACGCCTTGACGGCTTAATTTCCAGACTTTCCGAAGCTATAAAGCCAATTTCTCCCAAACAAGGTATTGTCTTTGTGAATGAACTCATTAAAGAGGTAGTTGGACACTATCAAAAAACCAATACTCGAGAAAATTTGATTATAAAAACCGACCTACATGACGGTTTAGCCAAGGTTAAAGGGGATAGCGAACTCTTACGACAATGTCTCTCAGAGCTGATTGATAACGCCAGAAACGCAATAGCTGATTCCGGAATAATTACCATACGCAGTCGACAAATAAGCGGAACAGTCAAAATACAAGTAACAGACACGGGTAAAGGGATCGCCCCGGAAAGAATTCCCCAACTTTTTAATCCGCTTTTAAGAAAAAACAAAGAAAAAAGTGGACTTATTTTAATAAAAAAAGCCTTGGAAGAAATGGGTGGTGGAATTAACGTTCAAAGCCTTGAATCACGAGGAACAACCATTACGTTAAACCTTAAACCAATCCCAACCTCATAA
- a CDS encoding HDOD domain-containing protein, with amino-acid sequence MSTQDILKERFPKAALDNPAMLMLFDIARMRLENNINLPGYQAPESELSVQNIKTNIANIDPIDIVQMEVRLPSVPPVLSELHSVISRRHSTADHVAKVILKDTGLSVWLLRLVNSPFFGFAVKVETVSRAVALVGIKQIQSLAIGGALNGLAARLRPDVLDIRSFWRHSMSVGVCAQEIWRITGRAEPERLFVAGMLHDVGHLLLATTAPETFKSVSYTTRSRKGYSWEVENELLGFDHARLGGMLLHRWNMPLPLIMSALRHHSAEGMDRYNEAAVIHIADIITKGLGASTHFADPVPHLLPEAWEISSLSPEMLPSIIEAMQVKIEGLSKVGLA; translated from the coding sequence ATGTCTACACAAGATATACTAAAAGAAAGATTCCCTAAAGCTGCGCTTGACAACCCGGCTATGTTGATGCTGTTTGATATAGCGCGTATGAGGCTTGAAAATAATATCAACTTACCCGGTTATCAAGCTCCTGAGTCTGAACTTTCAGTTCAGAACATAAAAACAAATATTGCAAATATTGATCCTATTGATATTGTCCAGATGGAAGTAAGGCTTCCCTCTGTTCCCCCTGTGTTAAGCGAGCTTCATAGCGTAATTTCAAGACGCCACTCTACGGCTGACCATGTTGCCAAGGTTATTTTAAAAGACACCGGCTTGTCTGTTTGGTTGTTAAGACTTGTCAACAGCCCTTTTTTTGGATTTGCGGTTAAAGTTGAAACTGTTTCTCGTGCGGTTGCCTTGGTTGGAATAAAACAAATTCAGTCTTTGGCGATTGGTGGTGCGTTAAATGGTTTAGCGGCTCGTTTAAGACCTGATGTTTTAGATATACGTTCTTTTTGGCGACACAGTATGTCCGTTGGAGTTTGCGCCCAAGAAATCTGGCGTATTACCGGGCGTGCCGAGCCTGAACGCTTGTTTGTTGCCGGAATGTTGCATGATGTTGGACACCTTTTACTTGCTACTACTGCTCCGGAAACCTTTAAATCCGTTAGCTATACAACCAGATCTCGAAAGGGCTATTCGTGGGAAGTGGAAAATGAACTGCTCGGTTTTGATCATGCCAGACTTGGGGGCATGTTGTTGCACCGCTGGAATATGCCACTACCTTTAATTATGTCAGCTTTACGCCATCATTCGGCTGAAGGTATGGACCGCTATAATGAGGCGGCGGTTATACATATTGCTGATATTATTACCAAAGGTCTTGGTGCAAGCACTCATTTCGCTGACCCTGTTCCGCATTTGTTGCCGGAAGCATGGGAGATAAGCAGTTTAAGTCCGGAGATGTTACCGAGTATTATTGAGGCTATGCAGGTCAAGATAGAAGGTTTGTCAAAGGTCGGCTTGGCTTAA
- the icd gene encoding NADP-dependent isocitrate dehydrogenase, which produces MQKTIYFIEGDGIGPEVSHAGKNVLNNAVKKAYSGKKSLEWKELLAGEKALKETGELLPEATLNALKNAELAIKGPLGTPVGKGFRSLNVTLRQTLDLYACIRPIRWFKGIESPLKRPDLVDMVIFRENTEDVYAGIEYEANSPEAKKLIDFLRSEFGAKIDASAAIGIKPMTQKGSGRLVKKAIEFALAQNKPSVTLMHKGNIMKFTEGGFRAWGYEVAKEFGDKCCTEDNKVAGKLIIKDRIADALFQDVLIKPEQYSVIATPNLNGDYISDALAAQVGGLGMAPGVNMSEKLAFYEATHGTAPAIAGKDKANPSSFILSGAMMLEHIGWNEAAQLIYNAINQALEEKTVTEDLAGQMQGAKTVGCKAFSELLQAKF; this is translated from the coding sequence ATGCAAAAAACCATATATTTTATAGAAGGCGACGGAATCGGCCCGGAAGTTAGTCATGCTGGGAAAAATGTTCTTAACAACGCCGTAAAAAAAGCCTATTCCGGGAAAAAAAGCTTGGAGTGGAAAGAACTCTTGGCAGGCGAAAAAGCTTTAAAAGAAACGGGAGAGTTGCTGCCCGAAGCCACGTTAAACGCTTTAAAAAATGCCGAATTAGCCATTAAAGGGCCTCTTGGAACTCCCGTCGGAAAAGGCTTTCGCAGTTTAAACGTAACCTTGCGTCAAACCCTTGATTTATATGCCTGTATTCGCCCAATACGTTGGTTTAAGGGTATAGAATCACCTTTAAAAAGACCAGACCTCGTAGATATGGTTATTTTTAGAGAAAATACCGAAGACGTTTATGCCGGAATAGAATATGAAGCCAACAGCCCGGAAGCCAAAAAACTTATTGATTTTTTACGTTCTGAATTTGGTGCAAAAATTGATGCAAGTGCGGCTATTGGTATAAAACCCATGACTCAAAAAGGCTCGGGGCGTTTGGTAAAAAAAGCCATAGAATTCGCCTTGGCTCAAAATAAGCCTAGTGTAACTTTAATGCACAAAGGTAATATCATGAAATTTACCGAAGGCGGGTTCAGAGCTTGGGGTTATGAAGTCGCCAAAGAATTCGGCGATAAATGTTGCACCGAAGACAACAAAGTTGCGGGAAAACTGATAATCAAAGACCGTATCGCCGACGCATTGTTTCAAGATGTTTTAATCAAACCCGAACAATATTCTGTTATTGCTACTCCAAACCTAAACGGAGACTATATTTCCGACGCTCTCGCCGCACAAGTTGGCGGTTTAGGCATGGCACCAGGCGTTAATATGTCTGAAAAACTTGCTTTTTACGAAGCCACCCACGGAACGGCTCCCGCTATTGCCGGAAAAGACAAAGCTAACCCCTCAAGTTTTATTTTATCCGGCGCAATGATGCTTGAACATATCGGTTGGAACGAAGCCGCTCAATTAATTTATAATGCGATTAATCAAGCTTTGGAAGAAAAAACCGTAACCGAAGACTTAGCCGGTCAAATGCAAGGGGCTAAAACCGTTGGCTGTAAGGCGTTTAGCGAATTGTTACAAGCAAAATTCTAA
- the purE gene encoding 5-(carboxyamino)imidazole ribonucleotide mutase, which produces MTKNTKQHAKVAIFMGSASDEALVRPCTEILNQLDIPYFFTITSAHRTPERTADLINELEQNNCQVYICAAGMAAHLAGAVAAKTIKPVIGIPLNASPLNGMDALLATVMMPPGFPVATVALDKAGAKNAAWLAAQILALKDDKLADKIKSTRKEFKQAVEEAASKLK; this is translated from the coding sequence ATGACTAAAAATACTAAACAACATGCGAAAGTAGCAATTTTTATGGGTAGTGCGTCTGACGAAGCTTTAGTTCGTCCTTGCACGGAAATTTTAAATCAGCTTGATATTCCATACTTTTTTACAATTACTTCCGCACACCGCACCCCTGAACGCACCGCCGATTTAATTAATGAACTTGAACAAAATAATTGTCAGGTTTATATTTGTGCGGCGGGAATGGCGGCTCATTTAGCCGGTGCAGTAGCGGCAAAAACCATTAAGCCCGTGATTGGAATTCCCCTAAACGCCTCGCCTTTAAACGGAATGGACGCACTTTTGGCAACGGTGATGATGCCTCCGGGTTTTCCTGTTGCGACTGTGGCTTTAGATAAGGCGGGTGCTAAAAACGCGGCTTGGTTGGCGGCACAAATCTTGGCTTTAAAAGATGACAAGTTGGCTGATAAAATCAAATCCACTAGAAAAGAATTTAAGCAGGCTGTTGAAGAAGCGGCAAGTAAATTGAAATAG
- the rpe gene encoding ribulose-phosphate 3-epimerase: MLLSPSLLSSDYGHLADELKALEKADLKWVHWDVMDGQFVPNITLGAPIIKCLRKESNLFFDVHLMVDRPERFLVDFAEAGADLICVHAEAGNHLNRTIQEIKKLGKQAGVALNPHTPLNVLDYILPELDLVLIMSVNPGFGGQKFIPYTYAKVRELKERINKLNLKTLIQIDGGVDLTNAKALVEAGADVLVSGSAFFNFPPYGERVKAFYKAIE; the protein is encoded by the coding sequence ATGTTGCTTTCTCCATCTTTGTTGTCTTCCGATTACGGACATTTGGCTGATGAACTTAAAGCCCTTGAAAAAGCTGATTTGAAATGGGTTCATTGGGACGTAATGGACGGTCAGTTTGTTCCGAATATTACTTTGGGAGCCCCAATTATCAAGTGCTTGCGTAAAGAGAGTAACTTGTTTTTTGATGTACATTTAATGGTCGATAGACCTGAGCGTTTTTTAGTTGATTTTGCCGAAGCTGGGGCTGATTTGATCTGTGTTCATGCCGAAGCCGGTAATCACTTAAACCGCACGATTCAAGAAATTAAAAAACTCGGAAAACAGGCAGGCGTGGCATTAAATCCGCATACGCCTTTAAATGTTTTGGATTATATTTTGCCTGAGCTTGATCTTGTTTTGATCATGAGCGTTAACCCCGGGTTTGGTGGTCAAAAGTTTATTCCTTATACTTATGCAAAGGTGCGTGAGTTAAAAGAAAGAATTAATAAGCTAAATTTAAAAACTTTAATTCAAATAGACGGCGGTGTTGACTTAACAAATGCCAAAGCCTTGGTTGAAGCCGGGGCAGATGTTTTGGTTTCCGGTTCGGCGTTTTTCAATTTTCCACCTTATGGCGAGAGAGTAAAGGCGTTTTATAAAGCGATAGAGTAG
- a CDS encoding MerR family transcriptional regulator, with product MSMKIYRIGEAAEILNLKSFVLRFWETEFKELAPQRTHKGQRLYSEKDLKLLKRIKFLLHEKGLTIEGAKKALVEEQNMATPQSEKNTSEKNKSDNIEILKNEEPAYVRLQKQTEQTLKFLQQSQLDFGVNNEQKTDGSFSRNNNELEQLKLIPELNIPSQSQKKAQDETQQNLSQQQDRELISAVINDLLALKKLLN from the coding sequence ATGAGCATGAAAATTTATCGCATAGGTGAAGCCGCTGAAATACTTAACTTAAAAAGTTTTGTCCTACGCTTTTGGGAAACGGAATTTAAAGAGCTGGCTCCGCAACGCACACACAAAGGGCAACGCCTTTACTCTGAAAAAGACTTAAAATTATTAAAACGCATTAAATTTCTTCTGCATGAAAAAGGTTTGACTATTGAAGGTGCAAAAAAAGCTTTGGTAGAAGAACAAAACATGGCAACACCACAAAGTGAAAAAAACACGAGCGAAAAAAACAAATCGGACAATATTGAAATTCTAAAAAATGAAGAGCCTGCCTACGTTCGTTTACAAAAACAAACGGAACAAACGTTAAAGTTTTTGCAACAAAGCCAATTAGATTTTGGTGTTAATAATGAGCAAAAAACTGACGGGTCTTTCTCAAGAAATAATAATGAACTTGAACAATTAAAACTTATCCCAGAGTTAAATATTCCGTCTCAGTCTCAAAAAAAAGCTCAAGATGAGACCCAACAAAATCTTTCTCAACAACAAGACCGTGAATTGATAAGTGCTGTGATTAATGATTTACTTGCCTTAAAAAAACTCTTAAACTAG
- the tyrS gene encoding tyrosine--tRNA ligase, giving the protein MLNAKLSTEEIDLQLKQIKRGIVELIDEGELRKKIARNQPLKIKAGFDPTAPDLHLGHTVLIHKLRHFQELGHEVIFLIGDFTGRIGDPSGRSETRPPLTEEQVLANAETYKSQVFKILDPEKTKVMFNSEWLNKLSPQDFIKLTSCYTVARMMERDDFEKRFKNQIPISIHEFLYPLCQGYDSVALKADVELGGTDQKFNLLVGRSLQSSYGIEPQCILTVPLLEGLDGIKKMSKSLGNYVGITDQPNDMFGKIMSISDELMWRYFELISTKSLSEIQALKQAVEKGEKHPKTVKEDLAQEITAMYHSKTAAEEARTQFNAVFKTGGVPDDAPTYTCEHGENSMPQAFLEASGLVDSRSEAKRLMKQGALSIDGVICNDPNTPLVSGEYIVKLGKKRFLKLTVR; this is encoded by the coding sequence ATGTTGAATGCCAAATTAAGCACAGAAGAAATCGACCTTCAATTGAAACAAATTAAACGCGGTATTGTTGAACTTATCGACGAAGGTGAATTACGCAAAAAAATCGCTCGCAATCAACCTTTAAAAATTAAAGCAGGGTTTGACCCAACCGCCCCCGACCTCCATTTAGGACATACGGTTTTAATTCACAAATTACGCCACTTTCAAGAACTTGGACACGAAGTTATCTTTTTAATCGGCGACTTTACAGGTAGAATCGGCGACCCATCAGGGCGTTCGGAAACTCGCCCGCCTCTCACCGAAGAACAAGTTTTAGCCAACGCAGAAACATATAAAAGTCAAGTATTTAAAATATTAGACCCGGAAAAAACCAAGGTAATGTTTAACTCTGAATGGTTAAATAAACTCAGCCCCCAAGATTTTATCAAACTTACCTCTTGTTATACGGTTGCTCGTATGATGGAAAGAGATGATTTTGAAAAACGTTTTAAAAATCAAATACCTATCTCTATTCATGAATTTCTTTATCCTTTGTGCCAAGGTTATGATTCCGTTGCTTTAAAGGCTGATGTTGAACTTGGCGGAACAGACCAAAAATTTAACTTGTTGGTTGGGCGTTCTCTACAAAGTAGCTACGGAATTGAACCACAATGTATCTTAACCGTTCCACTTCTCGAGGGGCTTGACGGAATTAAAAAAATGTCAAAATCATTGGGTAATTATGTTGGAATTACTGATCAACCCAATGATATGTTTGGAAAAATAATGTCTATTTCCGACGAGTTAATGTGGCGTTATTTTGAACTGATTTCCACAAAAAGTTTAAGCGAAATTCAAGCCCTCAAACAAGCCGTGGAAAAAGGCGAAAAGCACCCCAAAACAGTAAAAGAAGATCTCGCTCAAGAAATAACTGCCATGTATCACTCTAAAACCGCCGCAGAAGAAGCCAGAACTCAGTTCAACGCTGTTTTTAAAACAGGTGGCGTGCCTGACGATGCACCAACTTATACTTGTGAGCATGGCGAAAACTCAATGCCCCAAGCGTTTTTGGAAGCATCAGGTTTGGTTGACTCTCGTTCAGAAGCCAAAAGATTAATGAAACAAGGGGCTTTAAGTATTGATGGCGTTATTTGTAACGACCCGAATACCCCTTTAGTCAGCGGTGAATATATCGTTAAACTTGGAAAAAAACGCTTTTTAAAGTTAACAGTACGCTAG